A genomic region of Anopheles coustani chromosome 3, idAnoCousDA_361_x.2, whole genome shotgun sequence contains the following coding sequences:
- the LOC131258497 gene encoding probable cytochrome P450 4aa1: MTFLQALEKSSTVELYTYIILLLTSVLLYIFSDYFKKCILALRLPGPKAYPIIGSCLEITKTGLVSQEMANAYKKYGPLARFWLSAYPMFVVFDPDDLKVILSSKKHTDKSVFYKLLHNFLGRGLITSSGHKWSSHRKLIQPSFSIAILEKFTETFSDSASALIDKLPKEETVLNVTEYVNNCVLDILNEAVLGVPVKSTDKKEMETSPFRQGKVVAPYRLTHPWLLFNFIYKLTDAATVELDQKKQLEEFSRKMIDRRREALKTQKPTDRRCLMDFMIEISNENPDFTEDDIIDEACTFMLAGQDSVGAALAFTLFLLARHQDHQAKCYEEIRQHIGSDPSMLPTAENIRELRHLEACIKESLRLYPSVPLMARKIGEDVRVGKYQLPAGSEVLILPYATHRVEHVYPDPERFNPERFGDGAPHQNPYAFLPFSAGPRNCIGYKFAYIEMKTIVSRVLQNFHLSPAPGKEEVLPIFRMTLRAKGGLWVKLTPRKVVS; the protein is encoded by the exons TCTTGCAAGCA CTAGAAAAATCGTCTACCGTTGAGCTGTACACGTACATCATTCTTCTACTGACAAGCGTGCTGCTCTATATCTTCTCCGActactttaaaaaatgtatcctTGCCCTGCGGTTACCCGGCCCAAAGGCCTACCCAATCATTGGCAGCTGTTTGGAAATCACCAAAACGGGAC TCGTATCGCAAGAGATGGCCAATGCGTACAAAAAATATGGCCCGCTGGCACGCTTCTGGCTTTCAGCCTATCCGATGTTCGTCGTGTTCGATCCGGACGACCTGAAGGTGATTCTGTCGTCGAAAAAGCACACCGATAAGTCGGTCTTTTACAAGCTGCTGCACAATTTCCTCGGCCGCGGTCTCATCACTAGCAGTG GTCATAAGTGGAGCTCCCACCGGAAGCTTATCCAGCCCTCGTTCAGTATAGCGATATTGGAGAAATTCACCGAAACATTCTCCGACAGTGCATCGGCGCTGATCGACAAGCTGCCAAAGGAGGAAACGGTTCTTAACGTCACAGAGTATGTGAATAACTGCGTACTGGACATCCTCAATG AGGCCGTGCTAGGAGTCCCCGTAAAATCGACTGATAAGAAGGAGATGGAAACGTCACCGTTCCGACA AGGAAAAGTAGTGGCACCGTACCGGCTTACTCACCCGTGGTTGCTGTTTAATTTCATCTACAAACTGACCGACGCGGCAACCGTCGAACTTGACCAGAAGAAACAGTTGGAGGAGTTCTCTAGAAAG ATGATCGATCGCCGACGGGAAGCACTGAAGACGCAGAAACCCACCGATAGGCGCTGCCTGATGGACTTTATGATTGAGATATCCAATGAAAACCCGGACTTCACCGAGGACGACATCATCGACGAAGCGTGCACATTCATGCTGGCG GGGCAAGATTCGGTCGGTGCGGCGTTGGCGTTCACACTGTTCCTGCTCGCACGTCATCAGGACCACCAGGCAAAGTGCTACGAGGAGATTCGTCAGCACATCGGTTCCGAcccgagcatgctgcccacggCCGAGAACATCCGCGAGCTGCGCCATCTAGAGGCGTGCATCAAGGAAAGCCTCCGCCTGTACCCGAGCGTCCCGCTGATGGCGCGCAAGATTGGCGAGGATGTACGGGTGGGCAAGTATCAACTCCCGGCCGGTAGCGAAGTACTGATCCTACCCTACGCCACCCACCGGGTCGAACACGTGTATCCTGATCCGGAGCGGTTCAATCCCGAGCGATTCGGAGACGGAGCGCCCCATCAGAACCCGTACGCGTTCCTTCCGTTCAGTGCCGGTCCGCGCAACTGCATAGGGTACAAGTTTGCGTACATAGAAATGAAGACAATCGTGTCACGAGTGCTGCAAAATTTCCACCTTTCGCCGGCACCGGGCAAAGAGGAGGTGCTACCCATCTTCCGCATGACTCTTCGGGCGAAAGGCGGTCTGTGGGTCAAGCTGACGCCAAGGAAGGTGGTATCCTAG
- the LOC131259963 gene encoding cadherin EGF LAG seven-pass G-type receptor 1 produces MVLKFTLSVLHCCLLFIHVYGQLLDNRCYLDGGGSAVNFFANEDIAVGSVVGSLRVLGDPGKDIVLTLREKDSPVYIAPGTKDLIVAKPLDKEGLIGPSAVFVNVICERKFSDDAGIIIPVNIRVTDVNDNAPIWIGAPYKLNLSEVTVIGTRILQGIRAHDLDQPGPYSTVEYQTLPGPYSEYVAFVTPLEGTLVLKKYIDYETVQNFTVKIRAQDQGKPPKYSDTYVTIRVLDSDDQNPKFARDVYYGQLPDEKGDIAVTPERIRAEDQDRGIRADIRYSIVSSNGSEDDGGFEIHPISGTIRMTRTLASGQVPHSRTIVVKATQVDNPDRYALTTVVLSPPKVAGTSLSDISVQQQQQQQLPGKIEGAAFVRGTFYATVREDANPGAKIAQLPGGGDGRLRYTIVGPSVAQEQFRVGPGGEIVLAKPLTYRRTPQYGFTVDSIDAPGGRNHTTNVVIDVLPANMWEPRFRKPFYSFVIESPQHAQQQLPQLVGRIEAADGDRTDELSFVLKGNYSNLFRVDPYGNLWLVSNRTDLPLAMRLLATVTDSGTPQKSATVPVVVKLRPETASLTSNLLIVNIVVACLLGVLLVGGLVRCVYRRRKRKVSSAEQIVGHASGVPPLKNQASSNRFLLQRAEQRMLERPTLSSGGRLTDCAASSTLGSDNQDFMDNERETARRTHTQNTRALEQEELAGQNLNHLLLHWQEKYEEKNNCTEDMSVDDKLIVYF; encoded by the exons ATGGTGCTAAAGTTCACACTATCAGTATTGcattgttgtttgcttttcatacATG TCTACGGTCAGTTGCTCGACAATCGATGCTACTTGGACGGCGGTGGCTCAGCGGTAAACTTCTTTGCCAACGAGGACATTGCCGTCGGCTCGGTCGTTGGTAGTTTGCGAGTGCTGGGCGACCCGGGCAAGGACATTGTGTTGACGTTGCGTGAAAAGGACTCGCCAGTGTATATTGCGCCCGGGACGAAGGATCTGATCGTTGCCAAACCGCTGGACAAGGAAGGTCTCATCGGTCCGTCAGCCGTATTTGTGAATGTGATCTGTGAGAGAAAATTTTCCGATGATGCG GGGATTATCATACCGGTCAACATACGAGTTACGGATGTTAACGATAATGCTCCGATTTGGATCGGTGCTCCGTATAAGCTGAACCTTTCGGAGGTAACGGTTATCGGGACGAG AATACTACAAGGGATTCGAGCGCACGATCTCGACCAACCGGGCCCATACTCGACGGTAGAGTACCAAACCTTGCCCGGGCCGTACTCCGAATATGTGGCCTTCGTAACACCGCTCGAAGGAACGCTCGTGCTGAAGAAATATATCGACTACGAGACGGTGCAAAACTTCACCGTAAAGATCCGCGCCCAGGATCAGGGCAAACCGCCGAAGTATTCCGACACGTACGTCACGATCCGGGTGCTGGACTCGGACGATCAAAATCCAAAGTTTGCACGCGATGTCTATTACGGGCAGCTTCCGGACGAAAAGGGCGACATTGCCGTTACACCCGAGCGAATCCGGGCCGAGGATCAGGATCGGGGCATTCGGGCAGACATACGCTACTCGATCGTATCCTCGAACGGCTCGGAGGATGACGGCGGGTTTGAAATCCATCCGATCAGCGGAACCATTCGGATGACGCGTACCTTGGCATCGGGGCAGGTGCCCCATTCGCGTACGATCGTAGTAAAAGCGACACAGGTGGACAACCCCGACCGTTACGCGCTGACCACGGTTGTTCTTTCGCCTCCGAAAGTAGCCGGAACTTCATTAAGCGACATCAGTgttcaacagcagcaacaacagcaactgcCGGGCAAGATCGAAGGGGCAGCATTCGTCCGGGGAACGTTCTACGCTACGGTGCGGGAAGATGCGAACCCTGGCGCGAAGATCGCGCAGCTCCCAGGTGGCGGTGACGGTCGGCTGCGGTACACCATCGTTGGACCCTCGGTAGCGCAGGAACAGTTTCGTGTGGGACCGGGCGGAGAGATCGTCCTAGCGAAACCGCTAACCTACAGACGGACACCACAGTACGGTTTTACGGTTGACTCAATCGATGCGCCCGGAGGACGTAATCACACCACGAACGTGGTAATCGATGTGCTGCCGGCAAACATGTGGGAACCACGCTTCCGGAAACCTTTCTACTCCTTCGTAATCGAGAGTCCACAGCACGCACAGCAACAACTGCCCCAGCTAGTAGGTCGGATCGAGGCGGCCGACGGTGATCGTACCGATGAGCTGTCGTTCGTGCTGAAGGGTAACTACAGCAATCTCTTTCGGGTGGATCCGTACGGAAATCTGTGGTTGGTTTCAAACCGAACTGACCTTCCGCTAGCGATGCGCTTGCTGGCCACTGTCACCGACTCCGGTACGCCTCAGAAATCTGCGACCGTTCCGGTGGTCGTGAAGTTGCGCCCGGAAACCGCTTCCCTTACGTCGAACCTTCTGATAGTGAACATTGTCGTTGCCTGTCTACTAGGAGTGTTGCTGGTCGGAGGATTGGTACGCTGTGTGTACCGCCGCCGGAAGCGAAAGGTGTCGTCGGCCGAGCAAATCGTGGGCCATGCGTCGGGTGTTCCGCCCCTGAAGAACCAAGCCAGCTCGAATCGATTCCTGTTGCAACGAGCAGAGCAACGGATGCTGGAACGACCGACCCTCAGTAGCGGTGGCCGGCTAACGGATTGCGCCGCATCTTCTACGCTGGGTAGCGACAATCAGGACTTTATGGACAACGAACGGG AAACCGCGAGACGCACACATACCCAAAACACCCGTGCATTGGAACAGGAGGAACTCGCGGGACAGAACCTCAATCACTTGCTTCTGCATTGGCAAGAAAAGTATGAAGAAAAG AACAATTGCACTGAAGATATGTCAGTGGACGATAAGTTGATCGTATACTTTTAA